TTCTTGTTggttctgttttctttgtaatataaaaaaaatccttgttAACATTGCAATATTCATATTCTTTTGACTTTATGTGTTTCTTATGGTTACGTTTTTTCTACTTCAAGGAGCAGGATGGCCAACTTCAAGGGACATGCATTACCTGGTACATTCTTCCTGCTGTTTGGCCTGTGGTGGTCGATAAAATGCCCTTTCCGACAAATACTGAGGAGAAAAGAGAGACAAGttggagacagagagagacaaaagCTCACCGCACTCTTTAACCGCATTGACTTAATCGAAGGATCGCTCAAGATCTTCTTTGCATTTGTTGGTGAGCCATAACCATGGGACTCATTCATGTTTACTTTCATATTAAAATATgagtgtaacccaccagtcctgcTGCACCCATCCTAttctgagctggtatcgaaccagtgATTTTTTTGTatgagagtcggttgctctaacaaggaggctaaagacctgtAAGCCTTTAGCATCTGTCTCTAGAGCACCTCTAgatgtcagaggagtgaggtttaactgcatagcacttcactagctggcgtCCTTTACATGACATGTTATATACTTTATGCATATATAAAGGTAGCATTCCTGGATTTATTTAAGATAtgtttatatctgatttataCTACAACACAACAGCATAATAACGTAAGAAGTGCTGATGATTTAATATTTAGTGGAATAAGCCTAGCAataatatttggtggaatatGCCTGATCAATCACAACAAATCAAATCCTTTGTTATTCCAGCCATTAAGTGGGGaacattttcaaataatattttggaAATTTGAAAGAAATGTTACCAgacctttataaaataaaacaaatataaatgcttTACTCTAACTCATACATAATAAATCAGTGAATACTTATTTGGACACATAGGCCATAGCCAGGAGGGGTTGGATAGATCCCTCCACTGGTAAAAGGTTCAGTAttatcccatacatgagctcatttgtcttactTTGTCTTAAATTGtgaaaaataacccatcaaagaaGTCTTCCAATGAATGCAAACAATtgtttttcatgagtccaacatccagctgtgcaaaaaCATACAATATGATGAaaatgaagtcatctttcactacaagTAGCCCAACTTTTATTCTGAATCTTGGACCTCATTAAGgtttgaagcaccaaaagcagcccatattaaagttaattttaatactaattaggctaattttattttttacaaaaactcTTTTCATCTAAAACTTTAATtccttttttctaatgatatatgatgaaataaattagtatttaaaaagAAGTGCgaatgtaaaataaacagtaaacacacTCTTCAAGCTCCTTTCATGAATGCAAAGTGGATGAAGAATAAACACTGCAATAAAAAACAGCATattagtttacagtacatgcacTTTCACACACCTAAATAAAATACTGGTTAATATAAGTCAGTGCAGCCATACTTCACAGTAAACTTTcattatgtatttactaacatgaattaataatgaCCAATACgcatacaacatttattaatcatagttcactatttactaatgcattattatcatCCAAATTCATGCTGAGTTAACATGTACTAACAATGATAAACTATCATAAGgaagatatacagtatatttgttACGTTTTTGCGTTATCTCGAAAACACTGTTGTTTGACAAACACTTccaatttattttatacatgtcAACTCTCCCGTTTTTGtcaggattctcccatatttaaCCATTCTATCCAGCTATCATCCTATTGTTAAGTATTTTCctatatttctcccatatttttaatcttgaaagcacattggagttaatataaaaatgtctgcattcactttctttccattaaagccgAGTCCATCATCGCCCTtcctatgcaacctctgaatcagtgaagGCATGTATagatcatttcaatgtggtgGTGTCACTGGCCTATGGTCATACCCTGTTTGTTGTTAAGCTATTTCGTTACTGCAACAAGAGGCACTTTAATCATATCTTGATATTAAAACaactgtcataacattatttatcaatatgttgacgtttttggattcttggaagcttaTTTTTTTCCCACCTATTTTTTTTCCACACGTTCATGGTTCTCTATAGGTTTTAAAGGACAATGGCAACAAGCTATAAAATGACTGAACAGTGATGCTTGAATACAGTCCTTTTGCTATGTAAATGATTGCTACACTGACTGATATTTTAGTAAGTATCTTCTGTAGATTACTGTAAAATTGTATGACAGTCATTGTTTGTTATGCTTagaaacaaaaaaggaaaaagaaataaaagactaAATTACACCTTTCACCAAGTACCAAGAATGTAAAACAAGGTGCTACTAAAGCATCACAAACTGATGCACTAAATTACAACACATTTAAAGCTGTTTTGTCTGGGGAAAAAATTGAAAGGCTTGCTTTGGGAATGCCTAAACAATCGCAATTCACTAATGGCAAACAGCAGGCTGGGCATTCTATCATAAATTTCCAGtggttttaaatgttattaatgactTAATTTTAatctaattgtttaaaaaattgtaatatcCTGTTGGTTTACTCTTAAATTTCCCTCCAGGCATTATGGCTGAGCAGTTTGTTCCCGATGGCCCTCATGCACACTTGTATCAGGACGGTTGGGTGAAGCTGATGAACTGGCAGCACAGCACCATGTACTTGTTCTATGGCATCTCTGGCATTGCAGATGTTCTCAGTGTATCTTCACACCACGTGCCGGTTGGTCTTGACCGTCTCTTCCTTTCCTTGGCTCTCTTTGTTGAaggtatttaaaataaatcttgaaTCAAGCACTCCAGTCCACTATTGAGCTCCATGTTATATCACAGCTGTTTTCTTCCAGGCTTCCTTTTCTACTTCCACATCCACAATCGTGAACCTCTGGACCAGCACATTCACTCACTGCTTCTGTTTGCTGTATTTGGTGGATCTGCCAGCACAATGATGGAGGTGTTTAAGCGAGAAAACGCAGTGCTGGAGCTTTTGAGATGCACTCTGGCCATCCTACAAGGCACATGGTTCTACCAGGTAAAGACAACGGTGCAGACTCTTATGGGATTCAGGGTAAATGTGACTGTCAGAACAACACAGCAATATTGGTTGTTTCAGATCGGGTTTGTGCTGTATCCTCTGAGTGGACCAGAGTGGGATCTGACAAGGCATGACAACATCATGTTTATCACTAT
The genomic region above belongs to Danio rerio strain Tuebingen ecotype United States chromosome 21, GRCz12tu, whole genome shotgun sequence and contains:
- the tmem45b gene encoding transmembrane protein 45B (The RefSeq protein has 1 substitution compared to this genomic sequence), with product MANFKGHALPGTFFLLFGLWWSIKCPFRQILRRKERQVGDRERQKLTALFNRIDLIEGSLKIFFAFVGIMAEQFVPDGPHAHLYQDGWVKLMNWQHSTMYLFYGISGIADVLSVSSHHVPVGLDRLFLSLALFVEGFLFYFHIHNREPLDQHIHSLLLFAVFGGSASTMMEVFKRENAVLELLRCTLAILQGTWFYQIGFVLYPLSGPEWDLTRHDNIMFITMCFCWHLAVALLIVGICYCGVFWTSKWCERRQRGDMEMGLRKSTSTDSSSQKALLQESDEE